One Synechococcus sp. JA-2-3B'a(2-13) genomic window carries:
- a CDS encoding RNA-guided endonuclease InsQ/TnpB family protein: MSQVLTVSCKLKASQSQAAKLDATMEAFGQALNWVNQNTPEKIVNAVKLQSLCYYEIRARFGLSSNLARTTSRLRDQQVCRRVAGSRKVARQRNRPVKEFKRRFVTYDARIFSFREKDWTVSLTTVEGRERFELAIGNYQRGMLAGSNPKSATLVQQKDGSYYIQICVEKKPPKQQDTDKVIGVDLGRTDIAHTSDGDNWNGQQLNRVRDHYSRLRAALQRKASKGTRSSRRRCRELLQRLSGKERRFQSRQRCVAKTWVNHRISKAIVSRAKATNSAIALEDLTGIRERVNQQPRSKAERRRTNSWAFYQLRQFLEYKARVAGVSLILVPPAYTSQTCHKCLHIHPDPAQSYRSGKSFKCGHCGWEGDADLNGANVIALLGAAVNQPRGPGLFCSLVEQNRLRATESPLRTA, encoded by the coding sequence ATGAGCCAAGTCCTGACCGTCTCCTGTAAGCTCAAGGCGTCCCAGTCGCAAGCCGCCAAATTGGACGCGACGATGGAGGCTTTTGGCCAAGCCTTGAACTGGGTCAACCAGAACACGCCGGAGAAGATCGTCAACGCGGTCAAACTGCAATCCCTTTGCTACTACGAGATTCGAGCCCGGTTCGGCTTGTCCAGTAACTTGGCAAGGACTACGTCCCGCTTACGCGACCAACAGGTGTGCAGACGGGTAGCGGGTTCCCGCAAAGTGGCGAGACAGCGCAACCGTCCGGTTAAAGAGTTCAAGCGTAGGTTCGTTACCTACGACGCACGTATCTTTTCATTCCGCGAGAAAGACTGGACGGTGTCGCTGACCACGGTTGAAGGGAGAGAACGCTTTGAGCTAGCCATTGGTAACTACCAGAGGGGAATGCTGGCTGGCTCTAACCCCAAATCGGCCACCCTAGTCCAGCAGAAGGATGGCTCCTACTACATCCAGATTTGCGTAGAGAAAAAACCACCCAAGCAACAAGATACCGACAAGGTGATCGGGGTGGACTTGGGAAGGACAGATATTGCCCATACGTCAGACGGGGACAACTGGAATGGACAGCAGTTGAACAGAGTCCGCGACCACTACTCCCGGTTGAGGGCGGCACTCCAACGCAAAGCCAGTAAGGGCACACGCAGTTCGCGGCGCAGATGCAGAGAACTGTTGCAACGGCTGTCTGGCAAGGAGAGACGCTTTCAGTCGCGTCAGCGTTGCGTAGCAAAAACGTGGGTCAATCATCGCATCTCCAAAGCTATTGTCTCTAGGGCAAAAGCTACCAACAGCGCTATTGCTCTGGAAGACCTGACAGGGATCCGGGAAAGGGTCAATCAACAGCCACGCAGCAAAGCCGAGCGGCGTAGGACCAACAGTTGGGCGTTCTACCAACTACGTCAATTTCTGGAATACAAGGCGAGGGTTGCAGGGGTTTCTCTGATTCTTGTGCCGCCCGCCTACACGTCGCAGACCTGCCACAAGTGTTTGCACATCCATCCCGACCCTGCGCAATCCTACCGCAGTGGCAAGTCGTTCAAGTGTGGGCACTGTGGATGGGAAGGGGATGCGGATTTGAATGGTGCGAATGTGATTGCGCTCTTGGGGGCTGCCGTAAACCAGCCTAGAGGTCCGGGCTTGTTTTGTTCTCTGGTAGAGCAGAACAGGCTCAGGGCTACTGAAAGCCCGCTCCGTACCGCTTAG